One region of Juglans microcarpa x Juglans regia isolate MS1-56 chromosome 7S, Jm3101_v1.0, whole genome shotgun sequence genomic DNA includes:
- the LOC121240343 gene encoding nuclear pore complex protein NUP1-like isoform X3 yields the protein MGSRPTNVSPSMLGIRSQAFGEDSTIISSRPFPPKSPVMSLVPRSSGNVGYTENGFTTPRSRGRSAIYSMARTPYSRVHPASSLKGVGPIVSYDGPSLSSTAAWEQDKLHGSGQGALKRRSSVLDNDVGSVGPIRRIRHKPSLLSSRGLSLPVPDSPLSIPGNGVGLGAAQHPSSLNQTQLLLGKYKENSAKASIVNGDNSVPSTSFPPVPSKSSEMASKILQQLEKLASPKEKSSEFKVVSLRDSTPTKLSPSMLRGRALRSLETVESPRFLENVQDDIIDTSLPDALGSTSQKQNKAENGPLKLVAPLEKSVPVVKGIDYRSSNKDTLPGVKTVDSVVDSVTHPPQKKRAFQMSAHEDYLELDDDYPDGAAPTPLVEEREKGDASVAERKTHYTEAVTMEKPPSLLGFKSPASSSLNQNYDLASSVGPVVAEKGTGFAFPSATFTSMAAQPAVPVTESTFTSDKSAPPEQLKVAPPMFGLGGKAALPQEPNATPPVASFASVSSADKVPQFVFASSFSASESAGLKFSVRPDAKLESSSSFPTVDATDSVPKVPDMDKVDNKNYSNAGVTSSIAETALSSAASSPTPTASVGANTSANTSILNNGSVASSPSSLSSPIAPFVSNNIFSQPSSNSSALTVTSTGSSSSTTTTTTTAFTAINSRSTLSTSSVAAPSFSTAPIFKSGSIVPSTSAALVTAAFGIESEAAKTRPERSFGNLNSSPFIGTSAANASAGSSIFAFNATDTSTANNKPSSTVFGTGSGSVLSAQASPAGTGAASFQFSSSVPSTSFGLAGNTAFSSGSSLFAASTPASELSNSGTSFGVNSSASSSEANSSSAIAGTTSSLFSSSWQPTKSSIFSSAFNSKSASAGSTFTASTAPVAATTSAITGFSFPASTASVPTTASPPTGFSFMASTASVAASSPSTGFPFTASTAAAAAASTSSSTGFAFASSTAFAASTPAAVTSSASVVFGSNTGSSSGPTFSFTSAMATPSSQPVFGNPSPGFLFNSVSSGTNDQMNMEDSMAEDTVQASTPTAPIFGHPPVSPPQSGFVFGSATPSAANPFQFGGQQSSATPQNLSPFQATNSLGGSFSVGAGGGDKSGRKIVRVSRNKTRKK from the exons ATGGGCAGTAGGCCTACAAATGTCTCCCCATCAATGCTTGGTATTCGCAGTCAAGCCTTTGGGGAAGATTCTACCATTATAAGCAGCCGGCCTTTTCCACCAAAATCGCCTGTTATGTCACTTGTGCCCCGATCTTCTGGTAATGTTGGGTATACTGAAAATGGTTTTACAACGCCTAGATCTCGAGGCAGATCTGCAATATATAGCATGGCTAGAACGCCATATTCCAGAGTTCACCCAGCTTCTTCCCTCAAG GGTGTTGGGCCCATTGTTTCGTATGATGGGCCTTCATTGTCATCTACAGCTGCATGGGAGCAGGATAAACTTCATGGCTCTGGGCAAGGG GCTTTAAAACGCAGAAGTTCAGTCTTAGACAATGATGTAGGATCTGTTGGTCCTATACGTAGAATTCGTCATAAACCTAGTCTTCTATCTTCAAGAGGTTTGAGTTTGCCAGTTCCTGATAGTCCACTTTCTATTCCTGGAAATGGAGTCGGTCTTGGTGCTGCTCAACACCCTTCCTCTTTGAATCAAACACAACTTTTATTGGGAAAATATAAGGAGAACTCAGCGAAGGCATCAATAGTAAATGGAGATAACAGTGTGCCAAGTACAAGTTTTCCCCCTGTTCCATCCAAGTCCAGTGAGATGGCTTCAAAAATATTGCAGCAACTTGAAAAGTTGGCTTCACCAAAAGAGAAATCATCTGAATTCAAGGTAGTTTCTCTGAGGGACAGCACACCCACTAAATTGTCACCATCTATGTTACGTGGAAGGGCTCTTAGAAGCCTGGAGACTGTAGAATCACCAAGATTTCTGGAGAATGTACAAGATGATATAATTGACACCTCTCTGCCTGATGCTCTAGGCAGCACTTCTCAAAAGCAAAACAAAGCTGAAAATGGCCCATTGAAGCTTGTTGCTCCTTTAGAAAAATCGGTTCCAGTAGTAAAGGGCATAGATTATAGATCTTCCAACAAGGACACCTTGCCCGGTGTCAAAACTGTAGATTCTGTTGTGGACTCTGTCACCCATCCTCCACAAAAGAAACGGGCATTCCAGATGAGTGCACATGAG GATTATTTGGAGCTGGATGATGACTATCCTGATGGTGCAGCACCTACTCCTTTggttgaggagagagaaaagggtGATGCTTCTGTGGCAGAGAGGAAGACCCATTATACTGAAGCAGTAACAATGGAGAAGCCTCCATCTCTATTGGGATTTAAGTCCCCTGCAAGTTCTTCGTTGAACCAAAACTATGATTTGGCGTCTTCTGTTGGACCTGTGGTTGCTGAAAAGGGCACTGGCTTTGCCTTTCCCAGCGCCACCTTTACCAGCATGGCTGCCCAACCTGCTGTGCCGGTGACAGAGTCAACCTTCACATCTGATAAATCTGCACCACCTGAGCAATTAAAGGTTGCGCCTCCCATGTTTGGCTTGGGAGGTAAAGCTGCTTTGCCCCAGGAACCAAATGCTACTCCCCCAGTTGCTAGCTTTGCATCTGTTTCTAGTGCTGACAAGGTTCCACAGTTCGTATTTGCTTCCTCATTTTCAGCTAGTGAATCTGCAGGCCTCAAATTTAGCGTTCGTCCGGATGCGAAACTTGAAAGCTCAAGCAG CTTTCCAACTGTTGATGCAACTGATTCTGTACCCAAAGTACCTGACATGGATAAAGTTGATAATAAGAACTACTCAAATGCTGGAGTCACTTCTAGCATAGCAGAAACTGCACTTTCATCTGCTGCATCATCACCTACACCTACTGCAAGTGTTGGTGCCAACACCTCTGCCAATACTTCTATCTTAAATAATGGGTCTGTTGCCTCAAGCCCTTCCTCATTGTCTTCACCCATTGCACCTTttgtttctaataatattttcagtcAACCTTCATCCAATAGCTCTGCCCTGACTGTTACTTCCACCGGTAGCAGCAGCAGCACCACAACCACCACAACCACTGCATTCACTGCCATTAACAGCAGAAGCACACTGTCTACCTCTTCTGTAGCAGCACCTTCATTTTCAACAGCACCTATATTTAAATCTGGATCTATAGTACCATCAACTTCAGCGGCACTAGTAACAGCTGCTTTTGGAATAGAATCAGAAGCAGCCAAGACCAGGCCTGAGAGAAGCTTTGGCAATCTCAACAGCTCTCCTTTTATTGGCACTTCTGCTGCAAATGCCAGTGCAGGAAGTAGCATTTTTGCATTCAATGCTACAGACACTTCAACTGCTAATAATAAGCCGAGTTCTACTGTTTTTGGCACCGGCAGTGGATCTGTGCTCAGTGCACAGGCATCCCCTGCTGGTACAGGGGCTGCATCTTTTCAATTCAGTTCATCTGTGCCATCCACCTCGTTTGGATTGGCTGGGAATACAGCTTTCTCTTCAGGCAGTTCTCTGTTTGCTGCTTCTACTCCTGCTTCTGAACTTTCCAATTCAGGTACTTCTTTTGGAGTTAACTCTTCTGCTTCCTCTTCCGAGGCCAACTCCAGTAGTGCCATAGCTGGCACCACTTCAAGCTTGTTTAGTTCCAGTTGGCAGCCTACGAAGTCTTCTATATTTAGTTCAGCATTTAACTCTAAATCGGCCTCAGCTGGTTCGACCTTCACAGCATCTACAGCTCCTGTTGCTGCGACTACATCAGCCATAACTGGATTTTCCTTCCCAGCTTCTACTGCTTCTGTTCCCACTACTGCATCGCCCCCAACTGGATTTTCTTTCATGGCATCTACAGCTTCTGTTGCTGCTTCATCACCCTCTACCGGGTTTCCTTTCACAGCATCTacagctgctgctgctgctgcatcTACCTCTTCCTCGACTGGGTTTGCATTTGCATCATCGACTGCATTTGCGGCATCTACACCTGCTGCTGTTACTAGTAGTGCATCTGTTGTATTTGGATCGAATACCGGCTCGTCATCTGGTCCCACTTTCTCGTTCACTTCAGCTATGGCTACTCCCTCATCACAGCCTGTCTTTGGTAACCCCAGTCCAGGCTTTCTATTTAATTCAGTTTCCTCAGGAACTAATGATCAAATGAATATGGAGGATAGCATGGCAGAGGATACTGTTCAAGCATCCACGCCTACAGCTCCAATATTTGGTCATCCTCCTGTCTCACCTCCACAATCTGGCTTTGTGTTTGGTTCAGCAACTCCATCAGCAGCAAATCCCTTCCAATTTGGAGGCCAACAGAGTTCAGCCACCCCACAGAACCTGTCTCCATTTCAGGCTACGAACAGTTTAGGAGGGAGCTTTTCAGTGGGTGCTGGTGGTGGGGACAAGTCTGGCCGGAAAATTGTCAGAGTTAGTCGTAACAAGACTCGGAAGAAGTAA